AGTACCGACGCGTCCTTCCGTGACTTCGTCAGCGGGGTCGGCAACCCGCTGGTCCTCGTGTACGAGTCACAGGTCGCCTCCCTTCTGGCGGGCGGGCAGCAGCCCGGTGACCTGGTCGTCCTCTACCCGGACACCACGGTCAACAGCGACCACACCGTCGTACCGCTCACGGAGGACGGGCGGGCGCTCGCCGAGCTCCTGTCCCGTGACCCGCAGTTGCGCAAACTGCTGGTCCGGCACGGGTTCCGGCCGCAGGGGGCGGCCACCGCGTTCGGCTCGGCCGACGCGCATCTCAAGCAGGAACTGACCGGCGTCCGCCAGGCTCCCGTGCCCACCTCCGCGGTGCTGCACGAGCTGGCCCGCCGCGCGACGGGGGACGACAAGTGAGCAACGAGGCAAGCGACTTCACCCTTACACCGCCCGAGGCGGTCACGGCCGTACCGCGGGATCGGGCCGGTGGGCTCGTGCCCGTCGACGAGTCCGTCCGTACGGGGATGGCGGAGAAGGCCGCCGGCTATGTGGCGGGGCTCGCGGCGCTCGACGCCCGCTCCCCCGAGTTCGCGGGCAAGGTCGGCGAGATCACCGGACTGGGCGCCGGTGACATGCGCAGTGCCGCCGCGCAGTCCAACCGGATGCTGGAGCGGACCGTGCGCAGCCTGCCCGACAAGGGCGGGGACGCGCAGGCGCAGGTCGCCGGGTCGCTCGTCGAACTGCGCCGGGTCGTGGAGGACCTGGACCCGCGTGACCTGGCCGCCGCCAAGGGGCGGAAGTTCCTGTCCCGGCTGCCCGGCGGCAACAAGGTGCGCGACCACCTCGCCAAGTACGCCTCCGCACAGGGGACGTTGAACCGGATCGTGGGCGCGCTGCGCGGCGGCCAGGACGAACTGCGGCGCGACAACGCCGCGTTGCAGACCGAGCGGGTGCGGCTGTGGGAGACCATGGGCAAGCTCCAGGAGTACGTCGTGCTCACCGAGGCCCTGGACACGGCCGTCGAGCGGCACATCGAGGGGGTCGCCGACCCCCAGCAGGCCGACGGTCTGCGGGCCGACGTGCTCTTCCCGGTCCGGCAGAAGCACCAGGACCTGCTGACCCAGCTCGCGGTGTGCGCCCAGGGCTACCTCGCCATGGACGTCGTACGCCGCAACAACGAGGAGCTGATCAAGGGCGTCGACCGGGCCGCGACCACGACCGTGTCGGCGCTGCGGATCTCCGTGATGCTGGCCTCCGCGCTGGACAACCAGAAGAAGGTCGTCGAACAGGTCAACGCGCTGCGCGGGACGACCGAGGACCTCATCCGGGGCAACGCCGAGATGCTCGCCACGCAGAGCGGGGAGATCCAGCGCATCGCTGCCGACCCGGCCGTGGGCGCGGAGACGCTGCGCAGTGCCTTCCAGCAGATCTATCGGACCCTCGACGCCATCGACAGCTACAAGGTGCAGGCGACCGAGGCGATGGCGTCGACCGTGGAGTCGCTGACCTTCGAACTCCAGCACGCCTCCGCGTACTTGGAGCGCAGCCGGTCCCAGGGTGCCCTGGAAGGGGGCCTCGGATGAGACGGGTACTGATGGGCGTCCTCGCCGTCGTCGCCCTGCTGTCGGGCTGTACGGGGACGGCGGAGAAGAAGGACGGGCCGGCCGAGGGCGCGGTATGGATCCTGGCCTCCAGCGAACTGCGCGACATGGAACCGATCGTCGAACAGGTCGGTGCGGACATCGGCGTCGATGTCCGGCTGTTCTACACGGGCACCCTCGACGCGGTGGACACGCTCGCCAAGGGGGAGGCGGACCACCATTACCAGGCGGTGTGGCTGTCCTCCAACGACTATCTGCGGCTGCGTCCCGAGGCGGCCCGGCGCGTGGTGTCGGAGACCGAGGTGATGGCCAGCCCGGTCGCCATCGGCGTCAAGCGGGACACCCTGCGGGAACTGGGCTGGAAGCCCGACGACGTCACCTGGGCCCAGGTCGCGCGGGCCGTGCGGGACGACGGGCTGACGTACGGCATGACCGACCCGACCGTCTCCAACTCCGGCTTCTCCACGCTGATCTCCGTCGCCTCGGCGCTGTCCGGGGCACAGTCCGCCCTCACGGACGAGGACGTCACCAAGGCGACCCCGCGGCTGAAGGAGTTCTTCCAGGGGCAGCAGCTGACCTCGGGATCGTCGGGCTGGCTGGCCTCGGCGTACAAGCGGCGCGGGAACGTCGACGCGCTCATCAACTACGAGTCCGTCCTCAAGGGCATCCCGGAGCTGACCGTGATCCGCCCCCGCGACGGTGTCGTCACCGCCGACTACCCGCTCTCCACGCTCACCGCCGCCGACGCCACGCAGCGCGACGACGTCCGCCGGCTGACCGAGGCCCTGCGCACACCGGAGATCCAGCGCGAGATCACCGAGCGCACCCATCGCCGCCCGGTGGTCCCCTCGGTCGCCCCCGCGGCCGGCCTCGACACCGACCGACGGCGTGAACTGCCCTTCCCGGGCAGCCGGTCGGTCGCGGACGGGCTGCTCGACTCCTACGACAACGAGCTGCGCCGGCCGTCCCGGACCGTGTACGTCCTCGACACCTCGGGCTCGATGGAGGGCGACCGGCTGGAGCGGCTGAAGAAGGCGCTCACCGACGTCAGCGCCGACTTCCGGGGCCGTGAGGAGGTCACGCTGATGCCGTTCGGCTCGCAGGTGAAGGACGTGCGGGGCCTGACCATGGATGCCGACCCCCAGGACGGCATCGAGGACATCCGTGAGGACATCCGGGCGCTCACCGCCGAGGGCGACACCGCGATCTACTCCTCGCTGGAGCAGGCGTACGAGCAACTCCGGGGTGAGCGGGACATGTTCACGTCGATCGTGCTGATGACGGACGGCGAGAACACCAAGGGCAGCACGGCCGCTGAGTTCGAGGGGTTCTACCGCACCCTCAGCCCCACGCAGCGGCAGATCCCCGTCTTCCCCATCCTCTTCGGCGACTCCGACCGCTCCGAGCTGGAGCACCTCGCCGACCTGACCGGCGGCCGTCTCTTCGACGCCCAGAAGGGGTCGCTGGACGGTGCCTTCGAGGAGATCCGTGGCTATCAGTAGATATCTGGAGTCCCGCAAGAACATCGCGGGCAGCGCCTGCGGGCTCGTGGGGGTCGGGCTCACGCTCGCGGGGGTGGCGGGAGCGTACTGGCCGGTGGTCGTGGCGGGGCTGTACGGCGCCGGCGCGCTGGTCGCCCCGCCGGAGCGGCCCGCGCTGCCGGACTTCCCCGACCCGTCGGCCCAGCTGGACGCCCTGCGGGACGACTTCGGGAAGCTGTGCGCCTACCTCGCACAGGTCGAGCTGCCCCCGGCCGCCGCGGGCCGCCTCACCGAGCTGACCGACCTGCTGACGGCGTTGCTGGACCCCGGCTGGGCCACCGAACTCCTGTCCCAGGACCCGGAGGGCGTGCACACGCTCGCACGGGCCGTACGGCAGGACG
This DNA window, taken from Streptomyces sp. NBC_00663, encodes the following:
- a CDS encoding toxic anion resistance protein; translated protein: MSNEASDFTLTPPEAVTAVPRDRAGGLVPVDESVRTGMAEKAAGYVAGLAALDARSPEFAGKVGEITGLGAGDMRSAAAQSNRMLERTVRSLPDKGGDAQAQVAGSLVELRRVVEDLDPRDLAAAKGRKFLSRLPGGNKVRDHLAKYASAQGTLNRIVGALRGGQDELRRDNAALQTERVRLWETMGKLQEYVVLTEALDTAVERHIEGVADPQQADGLRADVLFPVRQKHQDLLTQLAVCAQGYLAMDVVRRNNEELIKGVDRAATTTVSALRISVMLASALDNQKKVVEQVNALRGTTEDLIRGNAEMLATQSGEIQRIAADPAVGAETLRSAFQQIYRTLDAIDSYKVQATEAMASTVESLTFELQHASAYLERSRSQGALEGGLG
- a CDS encoding vWA domain-containing protein, yielding MRRVLMGVLAVVALLSGCTGTAEKKDGPAEGAVWILASSELRDMEPIVEQVGADIGVDVRLFYTGTLDAVDTLAKGEADHHYQAVWLSSNDYLRLRPEAARRVVSETEVMASPVAIGVKRDTLRELGWKPDDVTWAQVARAVRDDGLTYGMTDPTVSNSGFSTLISVASALSGAQSALTDEDVTKATPRLKEFFQGQQLTSGSSGWLASAYKRRGNVDALINYESVLKGIPELTVIRPRDGVVTADYPLSTLTAADATQRDDVRRLTEALRTPEIQREITERTHRRPVVPSVAPAAGLDTDRRRELPFPGSRSVADGLLDSYDNELRRPSRTVYVLDTSGSMEGDRLERLKKALTDVSADFRGREEVTLMPFGSQVKDVRGLTMDADPQDGIEDIREDIRALTAEGDTAIYSSLEQAYEQLRGERDMFTSIVLMTDGENTKGSTAAEFEGFYRTLSPTQRQIPVFPILFGDSDRSELEHLADLTGGRLFDAQKGSLDGAFEEIRGYQ